The window aaaatatattatattacagaaatctaatatatatatatatatatatataatatttatgcttaatttttaaagagtCTGAATTGTCGAGTTGAAAATTGTGggtaatttggatatatatgtgagaggaGTGAATACTTGGGTGAGATTGTAGGTTAACTcgtctataaacttaaaacggttaaaaataaaattaaaaatattttaggtatatttcgaacttgcattctaacaaaaatgagtttttaataagactttatattttaataaaacattaaatttgatgagttttattttttattatgatgaAAAATAGAAGTTAAATACAAAAACATATAGATCGGACACATAAAAGTGtgtgaagaaaaataaagaaggaAAGTAAGAGCTTTTTTATGTTGGGTAATTTGGAATACAATTTCTGTATTTGTTGGatgaaaaaataacttatttgaatttgaatttattaaattattataatataattttatatttttaaaagataattataaaataaaatattatttttataaaacaaaactcTCAAACAATctataaatgtaaaattatagaTTGTTCTTATTTATTATGCTCTTCATTCAAAATTATGTCAAATGCACATTTAATTGCAAAGGAatgtttgaatataatttttcccaaaaaaatgtttaaatataacatacatacaaaaaaaaaatcatattgtTACCAATATTCCGGTATATCAAAATCTCTACATAATATAACTAACCTACTATCATgaccaaataataaataatagtcCTAATAATGTTTGATCTTTAGATAagataatatgttatttaatcaactaaattatggtatttatgtttaaaataacataaacttattatatttatttaatagtatataaaatataatttaatttaactaaaaaattaaaaatattttttttctatgtaaaaataaatttattaaaattaactatctatttataattatttgattttactGAAAAGTTTTACCTTCTAtctaattattgaataaaataaaattttaattgtttataaatattatttcaggAAATTggtatataagatattttaaaaacttatctCTTTTTATCATAATTGATTAACGATAATTTCGGTATCAATAtcatattttactattttcGGTAGTCATTTTTTTACCACTAATTAAGtatacaaattcaattattaaataaaaaaaaatttttaaataatttaagaattaatattttatcataattatactattacattattttaaaattttacaaaataaaatttgaatgtaattttattttcatttaatacaaaagatgtgattaaattatataaaaaagtttaaaaataaaataaaataatattctaataattttgtaaatcaagttatttttatttaaatgtcccatatttattaaaatattataacaacgAGTGGGACATCTAGTAACACAAATTTgatatttgaatgatttataaaataaaaataattgtatttatggGATGTTAAatggtttaaataaataaatttaagtattataaCATAATCCACACCAATAAACCCTGAAAGTTATAGGCATGAGCAAACAAGTCCTAAAGCTGAAACAAGCTTGGTTGAGAAGACAGAAGAAGATTAATCGCGCACTAAGAATCACGGCTAGCCACCAAAGAGGAGCCGTGGAACCACTCTCTTACACTTTCCGTCTGCGACTGCGAGGATCTTCAATCTCGCAGACGCTATTTCGTTCTCTCCGTCGACCTTTCTAGACTTCTCACAGACTTAGGGTTTCGGTTTGATCTTTTATCATTTCTGATTCCGTCGTGGAGTACGTATTACTCTATCCACATCAATGGAGACCGCATTCGCGAGCGTGGCTGCGATAACCGATCAGAGGCAAAAGATCGAACGGTACAAGATCATACTAACAACTGTTCTTGCATCCAATGACTTCACACAAGCAACAAAATTCATCGACCATAGTATGTTTTTTCGCCTATTTCTATCCGTTTTTCAGTTATTTATGCATGATTTAATACTCACATTTCGGCGCTTTAATTGATTGACAGTTCTGTCCGACGATGTTCCGTTGGTGGTATCGCGACAGCTTTTACAAACCTTCGCGCAGGAGCTTGGGAGGCTGGACGCAGAGGCACAGAAGGAAATTGGGCATTACATTCTCAATCAGATTCAGCCTCGAGTAGTCTCATTTGAAGAACAGGTTTCTGAGATACTTTGTAATCATACTAATCCATAAAAATGCAATCATATGCTTAAGAAGTTGTTCTTGTTGATGTGGTTGAGTGCTGATATTGATATTGATAgctatgtttattttatatggGAGTTGTGTGTTTTCTCTTCTCTATATGTTTTGTTAACTTTCACATTAACTCATTTATTATTCGATTGCAGGTGCTAATAATCAGAGAAAAGCTTGCAGACTTATATGAGTCTGAACATCAGTGGTCAAGGGCAGCTCAAATGCTCGGTGGCATTGATCTGGATTCTGCAATGAGGTCTAGTGTGCTTCTTCTACAATTTAATTCCTATACACTTTCAATATATACCTCGTATTAACATGTTGGATATTTTATCATGTCCTTTTCAACTTTCTTGGGTCTTTTCTACATCAGAGTAATTGATGATAGATTCAGATTGTCAAAATGCGTGAAGATTGCAAGCCTTTATCTGGAGGTGAGCTCTTATTATGCCTTATACTTATTAGGTTgtgtaatttatttcattttgtttgCTGAGTAAATGAAAATTTCTGAAAAATAGCCTACTGTTGAATGCaaatttatatacttttatgTCTAGATATAGACTGGAAGTCTGGAATGCTTCAGATGATTAAGAAAGCAACATTGCCATTAGATTGAATCTGGACTTCTATGCATTTGAACATTAGTGGTTCACAGGCACTTTTTATTGACCCTATAGTTAGCTGTATGTTATAGGCATTCAGTGGCAAGTGGTGAAAATTAAGGCACCTATTAGACTAAATATTCATTGCACACATGTATGTTTGCTCTGCAAATCTGGAATTACTAAATATGCATTGCTTTTGTTACTTATTTTTCAGGATGACGATGCTGTAAATGCTGAGGCTTTTATTAATAAAGCTTCTTTCCTGGTTAGCAACAGTCAAGATGAAGTATTGAATTTACAATACAAGGTCAATGACTTTGCCTGCATGCAAAAGATTATTCCTTCTTAAGATTGGAACCTTGACTTAATCATCTGAGCATTTGTTTACGATTTCATCAGGCTTGTTATGCAAGGATATTAGACCTAAAGAGGAAGTTCCTGGAAGCAGCTTTACGTTATTATGACATTTCTCAAATTGAAAAGCGCCAAATAGGAGATGAGTaagtgtttaatattttttggatttCTTACATGTTTAAATCTCTTTATCTACTTTTTTCAGTATGATCCTTGATTTGACCAGAAAAGGAGTTTCGATTATTGCATACTAAACAACTTTAGGCTGCATGTATGTATAGTGATGTTTGTCAGGTCAAGCTCTGTATTGCCTTTAACTCAGAACTCGTACTCTAATGAAGTTCCTGAATTTAATTGTCACACTTTCCTCATGATCAATATGTTGATCTTGGATTGGGTCAGCCATCAGTGACTTACATGCTTAGACACCACTGTTGCTTCTTGAGATGTGAAGGATATATCTTTTCTGTCAAATATTCAATACGCTGCTTGTTGTTTTCCTCTTAAAAGTAGTCAAAACTTGGAGACATATGGAATCTGATGCTCGGCTTCTGCTTACTTAGTTCAAATTAGCATGTTCAGTTTTTGTATTCTTCATCAGAAAAACTTGTTTACAAGTCATTGAATTTCTGGATGTCATTAATTATCAGGTTggtttatttttaagattaacgCACATTTGGTGTGTGCTTGGGGACAACGAATTGAATGTAAGCTGTTATAGTACGTCTGGAGAGATAAGGTTAGGTAAAACAAGGATCTTCTACAGGAGCATTTTGTCCTGTTTATAAAACTCCAGGAAGGGAATAAATACAACTTAGCTAGTTGAATGTGTACTGTTAATCCATCCAATACTTTGTCTTAGTTTTCATATGTATAACATCAATTTGGTTGTTTTGACTTAATTGTCAACTATAGGAGCATATTGTTATGTTTGCTATGTCTATAATTTCACTTGAGCATGGGatgatttattcatttttcaGTTTTGTGACAGCTTGGGTTTGAGCAGTAGTATGTTACTTGTCCCCTCACCCCCTGCAGCTTGCTTATATATTATGACTGAAGTGGTGAGAGTCCCCTcctaaatttatgtttaaatattctcattattgtGCTGCAGGCTTATCGATGAGGATGCACTGGAGCAAGCCCTTAGTGCTGCTGTAACATGTACAATTTTGGCTGCTGCAGGTCCTCAACGTTCTCGTGTTCTTGCCACTTTATACAAGGTAAATCCTTGGCTGCACATACCTTTTTCTCTATGTATGTCCTGTTTCCTTTAATTCTTTTGGCTTTCTTTAGATTGGAAGATCcttttatatgttgatagttTCTAAAGGAAGAAATTGATCCTGAGCTATccaatattatcatatattttaactttttgatCAAGTGGTATGTGTTTTAATTGTCTTTTCTAGGGATGTTCTTGTCTCCCTGCCTTTTGTGTTTGCACCGAGACTTCTAAAAATTGTATGTCTGTAAATTTATGCTGGCATACAAAGTATGTTTTAATATGCATCTTTATAGTTGCTAATTCAACCTCTACATTGGTGCTTTCTAGCTACAAAATTATTTGTCAATTTGTTGATCAAGTGGTTGTTATATTATAtgccccatttggaaacacttataatttttgtttttgtatccagATCCGAATGAGAAACAACCACTAAGTTTCTGAATTTGTGTCTaactaagtttagtttccaaaTAAAATGTCATCCAAGTATGATACAAAACTTTTGTATCtaggtgtttccaaatgggtaTTGCTGGTGTTTTAAATTTCAGATTTCAGGAATTTGGCTTCCTCATTCATTGATTTAGGCTAGTGGAACTGTTATGAGTAAAACTACTAGGTATGTGGGTTGAAGAAATTATTTGAACgaggaaattattttatatatatcaggATGAACGGTGCTCCAAGTTGAAGATTTATCCCATCTTGCAGAAGGTACCCACTCCTCTCCCTCGTATGAGAAAAGTGAAATTTTGTGTATTCCCTAGAACAATTGGTGTTAGAATGTATTGATAACTTATGTTTTGGTCAGGTCTATTTGGAGAGGATATTGAGGAAACCGGAGATTGATGCCTTTGCTGAAGAACTGAAGCCACATCAGGTATCTCCTGCTTCATGTGTTTGTACATTATGGTATATTAAATTTCCACTTCCTTTCTAGTATACTTGTTGAGGTGATGTTGGAAAAATTCATACTAAACTTTATTTCGAACAGAAAGCTCTTCTACCAGATAACTTCACTGTTCTGGATCGCGCTATGATTGAGCATAATCTTTTGAGCGCGAGCAAACTTTACACAAATATAAGGTTGGATTTTGATATCTTCATTTTGCTAGATTTCCATCTTTCTAGTATGTTGAACTTATTGAAGTTTGTTCACCAAAAACAGATTTGATGAATTGGGCACATTGTTGGGCATTCCCCCTAATAAGGTACAATTCTTTTAATCCACAAAACAAAATCACTTCATGCAATATAATCCATGTAGCGTGTAcctaaaagaaataaaatttatttcgaGGAATTTATACATTTAGTTTCTGCTTCTGGACATAATAGTAATGGTCTTGTCCAGGCTGAGAAGATAGCTTCGAGGATGATATACGAAGATCGAATGAGGGGATCTATCGATCAGGTATTCTTTGATGCACCGGCCTCCCCTTCCACTTCCAACGACGACCCAATAGATAGCATTTAAAATATGAGTAGGAATTTGATTTACATGAGAATTGCAAcatgtttcaggttgaagctgTCATCCATTTTGAAGATGATACTGAAGAATTGCAACAGTGGGAGCAACAGGTGAGACACCCCTCCTCCCTCCTAGGCAGAGGGCCTGCCTTGTTTGAAATAATCCCTTATCTCATCatcaactaaataaatttatgttatgttgTGTATATTGATGGATGTCTGTTTATTTTCTGATGGGTTAAGTGATTGATTCTTATGATGGGTAATAATATGTTGTTGCAGATTGTTGGGGTTTGCCAGTCCCTAAACGATGTGCTGGATGGCATGGCAAAGAAAGGGTTGACAATTCCTGTATGAAGAAATTGTTTTGTTATTAGGGTTTAGGAAGACAGGCAGCATCCTCTTAACATTTTGGAAACTTgtatctttcttcttcttcttcttcttcatagtattATCATTCATGTCTGCTACTGCTGCTGCTGCTTATTTGATTGATCATTCATGTACTTCTTCTgacttttgaaattttttaatgcaTTTTTGTGTAGCCAACCACCCACTTTCTTTCTTGGCTACTCAAACCCTATTATGGATCACACAAATGAATGataattctttatttcttctcTACTCAAGACAATAAATATAACCTTATTTGAAAcctgtaatttaattttattatggtaCAAATTCTTTacttattattaatgaatagcAATTTCATGAGCATAAGTTTGATTGCACATGCCTTTAAAAGATAAATCTATTTTTCACCTATTCAATCATTTTTGTAACTTGCATTAGGGATACAAGTTCTTTaaaatatactaataatatattgttataaaaaaattataatttattttaaataatatttttcacttattttataatttataaaataaacactaattaaattacaaaagtaaaataaacttatttagaTAAGCATGcaaataaatgtaatatttttaacttactgatttattttaacattttttacttataatttattttccaaaaataaaatacaaaaaatatgttaattagataaaaaaaaatatatgcaaATAGTCAACAGGTCAACACTATGTCAAATTAGTCAAAATTGATAAATGAAAGATTACAAATAATAAGTTTACAGAGAATAAAATGAACatgttgttttttaaataaaagaggATCTATTTAAGTATCTAAAAGATACTGAAAATAGTCAAAGAAAACATTTATTGTATGAAATTAATGTTAAGGTGGATGAACCAACACATATTGTCACTTCCTTCCTTGAGTATTGAAAGGCCTCTTGCGAATTTTAAAAGCAGCTAAAGCAGTTTGAGTTAATCCCACCATATTGTCCTCTTCAATAATCAATGATTGCTGCTTTTTTGACTGTTGTACTTTTAGCATCTCCAGAAGAGATGTTGGATTTGAGACACTCTCAGTCGTTATAATTCTCTGACTGCTACTGGTACTACTAATGAACTTTCTTGTCACTTTCTTTTTCATAACATGTTCGGTTTCAATCTGCATCCagccaaacaaacaaaaacaggTTCATTTTCAATCCCAAATCATAGAGATATCAAAATTGTATTCATTCAAACTTACTGCCTCAGAAGAATCCTCTGTTGGAATTGTGATCGAGCTTCTGCTATTACTGTCGTCTCTGCAGAAAATATAAGACCTAGCATTACCCGTTCCTTTTTTCTTAGCTGCTGGAAGTGAATGGCTTGATGCACGACCAAGGAAAGATGTCTGCACTAATATTAGTGTAATTAATCCTAATCCAAATTCAAACATTTGTTATGATTTGACAAATAATGGACAGCTTCTTACCTTAGAGGAGCTGTTGCTATTCCCCCCTATCAGCAACTTATCAAAAAATGCTGCACAAATGTAAAACATGTACAATTAAATCCCACATTTTTCTAGGTTATGTTTGAAATGCAACTAAGTGTTCAAATCTATATTCCAAACATACATGTTTTCACGTTCTTCTTAGCATCACCGATGGTGTTCAATTTCTTTATAAGGCCAAAAACGTCTCTAGAGTTCTCATCTTCAATTGGGGGTAACAAAGTCACTTCTTTTTCCTGCCCATTTTTAAGCAAACAATATCAAACTGAAAATTGTACCAAGCCATGTAAAAAAGGTCAAGCATTATCATATGCCTTGTTTGATCTAAGAATAATatcaaataacccaatatcTCATCATCAATCATATCATTCAAATTATGTATGCATTAGGACAGAATGGTAACTTACAGCTCTGATTAGAATGCGTTGCTTAGCCAGCCTCGTCTCTGTCTCATCGTCAGAACTGTAAGTTTCATCCTTGTCAGGAAACATCTCAGGAATCATTAgtctcattttctttttctttgtctttcCTTTAGACAAGTTCCCTTCTCTGAGATCTTCTGCTGACTCATCGTCAGATGATTCGTCTTCTTCCTCCTCGAGCAATGTAGTTGATTCCCTAACCTTTGAGCCACATCCTAGTTTCTGCAAAAGGTTATCTGTTCCAAATGAATCCTGTTGTTCTAACCACTTCTGGTGTAGCTCATTGCGTTTTTCTAAGTCtgctttttcttcttcataacCAGTAGCAATTAGATCTTTAAGATCCTCATAATCATCgatttcatcatcttcatcatcttggAAACGCATATCATTGTCACTGTCATCCTCTTCAACTGCCTCATCATCAACAAATTGTCTAAGGAGATCACCATCACCGCTAGTGGAATCATGTAGTAGTATATCTGGAACAATATTCTCCTTGTCATTATATTCCTCCTCTTCATCAGAACAACTGCATGAGAAAAATAACTAGTAAAACAGTTGAAGACAATGAGACAACACACCAACTGTGGATTTCAGCTTACATGTCATTGGATAGAGCAGAATCAAACTTCAATT is drawn from Impatiens glandulifera chromosome 3, dImpGla2.1, whole genome shotgun sequence and contains these coding sequences:
- the LOC124931387 gene encoding AT-rich interactive domain-containing protein 4B, with the protein product MESDDLYDSFSPPKEASPQLHHRRLKRLKKATGIIDAAPSQPMQADLLASSSIFSKLEALERSEVANKDYSPNLSNSESFDADIEFNSDLVSPAVDRKEAKRSLDFGVEHDDVDESFVDRGDEKPVEGNSVEDSDVNVSKAKKRNFDESKGKKKKKEDRSEGNDVKPKTSSSNKRREEKERREYLQLLHAESQKLLRETSGAAFKPIPIVHKPIGSVLEKIRQRKLEMLKKSASASASASVNSLNNPPSEGLTRDYDPSDSVQFQRVDKSEEIDGVELGACCADMKNTSIDETDMDVCKVPVSSSKDDSHNLQMVHDEPQPLLQPRAPLDDTEDLFDNDEMPRGQKSTLEEPLGISPLLMELKFDSALSNDICSDEEEEYNDKENIVPDILLHDSTSGDGDLLRQFVDDEAVEEDDSDNDMRFQDDEDDEIDDYEDLKDLIATGYEEEKADLEKRNELHQKWLEQQDSFGTDNLLQKLGCGSKVRESTTLLEEEEDESSDDESAEDLREGNLSKGKTKKKKMRLMIPEMFPDKDETYSSDDETETRLAKQRILIRAEKEVTLLPPIEDENSRDVFGLIKKLNTIGDAKKNVKTSFFDKLLIGGNSNSSSKTSFLGRASSHSLPAAKKKGTGNARSYIFCRDDSNSRSSITIPTEDSSEAIETEHVMKKKVTRKFISSTSSSQRIITTESVSNPTSLLEMLKVQQSKKQQSLIIEEDNMVGLTQTALAAFKIRKRPFNTQGRK
- the LOC124929358 gene encoding COP9 signalosome complex subunit 4, with translation METAFASVAAITDQRQKIERYKIILTTVLASNDFTQATKFIDHILSDDVPLVVSRQLLQTFAQELGRLDAEAQKEIGHYILNQIQPRVVSFEEQVLIIREKLADLYESEHQWSRAAQMLGGIDLDSAMRVIDDRFRLSKCVKIASLYLEDDDAVNAEAFINKASFLVSNSQDEVLNLQYKACYARILDLKRKFLEAALRYYDISQIEKRQIGDELIDEDALEQALSAAVTCTILAAAGPQRSRVLATLYKDERCSKLKIYPILQKVYLERILRKPEIDAFAEELKPHQKALLPDNFTVLDRAMIEHNLLSASKLYTNIRFDELGTLLGIPPNKAEKIASRMIYEDRMRGSIDQVEAVIHFEDDTEELQQWEQQIVGVCQSLNDVLDGMAKKGLTIPV